Proteins co-encoded in one Amaranthus tricolor cultivar Red isolate AtriRed21 chromosome 7, ASM2621246v1, whole genome shotgun sequence genomic window:
- the LOC130818022 gene encoding ubiquitin C-terminal hydrolase 22, with the protein MYTKNPSFFVPKPCKHLSIFKLKHGINCYTQLQNYLKSTPNDKSSLLNDKKEVPRCDFCFGYKGRFYICLVCSTISCCLTSDLKNNHAHLHSNNNNGHEIAVDLERAELYCCVCCDQVYDPDFDRVLMSQKFEELKKSEVSSNSSRRKVLCVEMDLMKSKQLVVLRRDPRSKMVYPLGLRGLNNLGSTCFMNSVLQALLHAPPLRNYFLSDRHHKKFCRKRSADQLCLPCDIDALFSAVFSGDRSPYSPAHFLHSWWLHSENHATYEQQDAHEFFISILDQLHEKESKNLKLTGDVRDCECIAHRVFSGLLRSDLSCTVCGSTSTTYDPCMDISLDLDGQTTQVSGSINMATLSSCLGHFTRSEKLGSDQKLYCENCQERQESAKQMSFRQLPLVLCLHIKRFEHSHVRKVSRKIDQYLQFPFSLDMNPYLSSTVVRGRHGNRMFSFEDDEADLVTEYEIFAVVTHSGMLESGHYVTFLRLHNQWYKCDDAWILEVDEATVRACQCYMVFYLQKMYHHITSDDLSCSPISPRRDAFLPIAGCC; encoded by the exons ATGTATACAAAGAACCCATCTTTTTTTGTTCCAAAGCCATGTAAACATCTCTCAATTTTTAAGCTTAAACATGGGATAAATTGCTATACCCAACTCCAAAATTACCTGAAATCAACCCCAAATGATAAATCATCTCTATTAAATGATAAAAAGGAGGTACCCAGATGTGATTTCTGTTTTGGGTATAAGGGTAGATTTTACATTTGCTTGGTTTGCTCCACAATTTCTTGTTGTTTAACTTCAGATTTGAAAAACAATCATGCCCATTTGCATTCTAACAACAATAATGGTCATGAAATAGCTGTTGATCTTGAAAGAGCAGAATTATATTGCTGTGTGTGTTGTGATCAGGTGTATGATCCTGATTTTGACAGGGTTTTGATGTCACAAAAGTTTGAGGAATTGAAAAAATCAGAGGTTAGTAGTAATAGTAGTAGGAGAAAAGttttatgtgttgaaatggatttGATGAAATCTAAACAATTGGTTGTTTTAAGGAGAGATCCAAGGTCAAAAATGGTGTATCCTTTGGGATTAAGGGGTTTGAATAATTTGGGTAGTACCTGTTTTATGAATTCTGTATTGCAGGCATTACTTCATGCTCCTCCTTTAAGGAATTACTTCTTAAGTGATAGACATCACAAGAAGTTTTGTAGGAAAAGATCAGCTGATCAGCTTTGTTTGCCTTGTGATATTGATGCTCTTTTCTCTGCTGTTTTCTCTGGTGATCGATCTCCCTATAGTCCTGCTCACTTTCTTCATAG TTGGTGGTTGCACTCAGAAAATCATGCAACTTATGAGCAGCAGGATGCCCATGAATTCTTTATATCAATTCTTGACCAATTACATGAGAAAGAATCCAAAAACTTGAAGCTTACTGGAG ATGTAAGAGACTGTGAGTGCATCGCCCATCGAGTTTTTTCCGGCCTTTTGCGCTCAGATTTGTCTTGTACAGTATGTGGGTCCACATCAACCACCTATGATCCTTGCATGGATATCTCTCTTGACTTGGACGGCCAAACAACGCAGGTGAGCGGAAGCATCAACATGGCAACCCTTTCAAGTTGCCTGGGTCATTTCACAAGGTCCGAGAAACTGGGATCTGATCAAAAGCTCTATTGTGAAAATTGTCAAGAAAGGCAAGAATCAGCGAAACAAATGTCATTCAGACAGCTTCCGTTGGTGTTATGCCTGCATATTAAAAGGTTTGAGCACTCTCATGTCCGGAAAGTGTCCAGAAAGATAGACCAATACCTACAGTTCCCCTTTTCTTTGGACATGAACCCATATTTGTCTTCAACAGTAGTAAGAGGCAGGCATGGAAATAGAATGTTTTCCTTTGAAGATGATGAAGCTGATTTAGTCACAGAATATGAGATTTTTGCAGTAGTGACGCATTCAGGGATGCTTGAATCCGGGCACTACGTAACTTTTTTGCGTTTGCATAATCAATGGTATAAATGTGATGACGCATGGATACTAGAAGTAGATGAAGCAACGGTGAGAGCTTGTCAGTGTTATATGGTATTCTATCTACAGAAGATGTACCATCACATAACAAGTGACGACTTGAGCTGCTCGCCCATTTCGCCTAGAAGAGATGCATTCCTTCCTATAGCCGGGTGTTGCTGA